The Clostridium beijerinckii genomic sequence ATGAACGTTTATTAAAATACGTTAAGGTATATACTACCTCAGATGAATCTTCAGAAACACATCCAACAACTAAAAGACAATTTGATTTAGCTAATATATTAGTTGAAGAAATGAAGGAAATTGGACTTCAAGATTGTAAAGTTGATGAACATTGTTATGTATATGGAGTTATTCCTGCAACAAAAGGATATGAAAATAAAGCAAGTATAGGGCTTATAGCTCATATGGATACAGCACCAGCGGCTAATGGAAAAAATGTAAAACCACAAATCATAGAAAATTATGATGGCGGCGATATTATTTTAAAAGGAAATAATAGCATTTTGTCACCTAAAAAGTTTCCACATTTAAAAAACTTAAAAGGTAAGACTATAATTACTACAGATGGAACATCATTGCTTGGAGCTGATGATAAAGCAGGTATTGCAGAAATACTTACTGCATGTGAAACTATAATAAATGAAAATATTCCTCATGGGAAAATATGTGTCGGATTTACTCCAGATGAAGAAGTTGGACTTGGAGCGCATTTATTTGATGTAAAAAATTTCGGGGCAGATTTTGCATACACAATTGATGGAGGCGAGGAAGGTGAAATTTCATATGAGAATTTCAATGCTGCAGCAGCAGAAGTGAATATTCATGGGGTATCAGTTCATCCAGGGTCTGCAAAGAATACAATGATTAATGCAACAAATGTAGCTATTGAATTTAATTCTATGCTGCCATCATGCGAAAGACCTGAGCATACAGAAGGATATGAAGGTTTTTATTATTTAGATAGTTTTAATGGAAATACTGAACATGCATCACTAAAGTATATTTTGAGAGATCATAATAAGGAAAAGTTTGAAAATAGAAAATCAACAATGCAATTAATAGAAAAATTATTGAATGAAAAATATGGTGAAGGAACAGTTAGGGTTACATTAAAAGATCAATATAAAAATATGGTTGAACTTATAAAACCTTGTATGCATTTAATAGATAACGCTACAGATGCTATGAAAGATTTAGGTGTTGCTCCAATAATAGAACCTATTAGAGGAGGTACTGATGGTGCTACTTTAAGTTATATGGGACTTCCATGTCCTAACCTTGGAACAGGAGGCCATGCTTTCCACGGTGAATTTGAACATATTGCAGTTGAGAGTATGGACATTTGCACTGAAATTATAATAGAAATTCTAAAGAGATATGCAAATCAATAAATGAGAATATTTAATTTGAAATAAATTTTTTGGATTAAATTACAAGTGAAAATATGAGATTATAAAAAATGAATTATTAAATTAAATATAATATCTCAGGTTTTTAATTACATTAAGAGCCTGAGGTATTATTATATTATTTTATAAAATGCAGAAAATATATAAGTTCTTACTAATGAATACTTTTTTAATGGAAGATGTATTTAAATGAAACTTTTTAAAAAGTCGAGAATTTAAGAACTTAAGAATTTAAGAATAAAGGAATATAAGAATTTAAATTTTTAACAATAAAAAAAACTTATAAAGTTAATAATTTATAGGGAACATAAGGGTTTGTAGAGTATATAGAAATCACCATAAATAATAGATTTAAGTTATTATGCTTAGAATAGTATAAAAATTACTAATATAGCTTGTTCGAGCTATTCTATTTATCTCTATTAGATAGGTAGTTCTTGTGAATAGCATTAAAGAAAAAGTCGGTAATTTCTTCATTAATTTTATCATTAGAATTATTATGGACTTGATTATTTTTCTTTTTTAAACAAGGAGTATGTTCATTAGATTTTTGCTTTTTAGCTGAATCGAATTTTATTATTTTTGAATTGCTCATTATAATATCATCTCCGTTCTTTATTATAGAATGTCTTTCGCCATTTATATATTTTACATACATTAATTCCATGAACGCACCGCCTTATACTTATTAATTAAAATAAAAGTATTAAATAAATTTACTGATAACTAAATATATGAGTCTAGCTTATGAAATATTACATAATAATATTAAAGTAATTTTTATCACCGATATGAGTTATGGTATAATTTTCATGTAATCTTATAAAGGAATAAATATATTTAATCATAGTTATATTATTAATAAGAAATATTTTTGCAGTTAAATATTATATTAGTATATGGAGTGGGATAAATGAAAAATAATGCAGCACAAAGAGAATTTAAAAAGTATAAGGGTCAGATAAATCAAATAGAAGAAATAGTTGAGCATTCAAAGCCAGGAGCATTATTAGAGCATGAGAGTTCAATAAGAAAGAAACTTAGACATCTTAAGGAATTAGAAAATCAGAGTTTAAGAGATTTTAATGAGGTTTATGAGAGATATGAAGAGCTATTAGAAACTGTTTCAAAGAAAATGCTTGATTACTATAATAAAAATAATAATACAAGTTTTGATTTTTATGAAGTAGTGCGTGGAAATTATAATAGTTTTTTAAATCAAGGACTAATGACAATATTAACAAAACAACATATTCCCAAATTAGTTGCAAAAGAATTTGAAGAAAATTTCCCAAGTAATCCTAAAGATGAGTATCGTCAAGCAAGAAGCATGAAAAGAAAGTTCTACATACATTTAGGCGATACAAATACAGGTAAAACTTATAATGCTTTAGAACGTCTTAAAAGTGCAAAAAAAGGTGTTTATTTATCACCACTTAGAATTCTAGCTTTAGAAAATTTTGAAAAGTTAAATAGAGAAGGAGTAATTTGTGATCTTTTAACTGGTGAAGAGGAAATAATAAATGTAGGATCTACTCACACATCATGTACAATAGAGAAAGTTAATTTAAAAGAACATTATGATATAGCTGTAATTGATGAGATTCAGATGATAAGTGATCCTTTTCGTGGAATGGCATGGAGTAAAGCTCTACTAGGGCTTCAATGTGATGAAATACATATATGTGGAGCTGCTAATGCTAAATATATATTAGAAACAATTATAAGTGATTGTAAAGATGAATATGAAATAAGAGAATATACAAGAGCTATACCATTAGAAGTTGAATATAAGAATTTTAGTTATAATGATGTTCAGGAAGGTGATGCTGTTGTAGTCTTTTCTAAAAAAAGAGTATTAGAAATAGCAGAGGAATATTCAAGTAGAAACATCAAGGCAAGTATAATTTATGGTGATTTACCACCTGAAGTTAGGAAAATGCAATACGAACAGTTCATTAATAAAGAAACAAAGATTCTTGTGACTACTGACGCAATAGGAATGGGAGTCAATCTTCCTATTCGAAGAATTATATTTATGAGTATAAGGAAATTTGATGGAGAAGAAGTAAGAGAGTTAACTTCGCAGGAAATAAAGCAAGTAGGAGGGCGTGCTGGTAGGCTTGGTATTTATGACGTTGGGTATATTGCCAGTGTTGGCGGCAATGCAGATATAATTAAATCTAAATTAGAAACAGAAGACGAGGTTATAAAACAAGCTGTTATAGGGCCATCAGAAGCAATACTTAAGATTAGAAGTCTGCCTTTAAATGAAAAATTAGCCCTTTGGAGTACAAGAACAGAAAAATTAGATTATTATACTAAGATGGATGTAAGTGAATATATTTTGATCTTGGATAGGCTAAGGAAATACAAGCTTAATGAAGAAATTCAATGGGATTTACTGAAAGTTCCATTTGATGTGTCTAGAGATGAACTTATGAATGCATTTTTAAATTATGTAGATGAACTATTTGTGAATAAACAGAAAGAATTATTTAAACCCCAAAACTTTAATGGTGGTTTGGATGATTTAGAAATTTATTATCAGAAGATAAACATGTATTACTCATTTTCTAAAATATTTAATTTAAAACTAGACGTTCAATGGGTTTATGATGAGAGATTAAAAGTAAGTGAAGAAATAAATGATATATTATTAAGACTTTAATAATATCAATAATTAATGATGTAATAGGTAATAATAAATTGAGTATTAAGCTTACTTAAATTTGTTATTACCTATTATTTCGTAAAAACACATTTCAAAATAAACATTATAAAATTAGCAACCTAAGAAAGATTTAAAATTAGTAACAAAATATGATAAGGGACAATAATATGAGATTGAAAACATAGAGTAATAATGTTAATAGATAAATTTGTCCTATTTCAATTTTTCATGAAATATTGGAGGTAGCTGATTGAGTAATAATATTATCGAAATGAATAAAATTACTAAAAGTTTTTTTATAGGGAAAGAAAATCAATTAGATATACTTAAGGATATTGATATTAATGTACAAAAAGGTGAATTTATAGCCATTGTTGGCTCATCTGGATCTGGAAAGAGTACATTAATGAATATTATAGGAGTACTTGATAGACAAACATCAGGTCAGTATGTTCTTGATGAAATAGATGTTAGTAAAGTAAGTGATAATAAATTAGCAGAGATCAGGAATAAGAAAATTGGATTTGTATTTCAGACTTCTAATTTAATAGCTAGAACAAATTCTATCCAAAATGTAGAGCTGCCAATGCTATATTATGGAATGGATAGAAGAACAAGAATTAATAGAGCAAAAGAACTATTGGAGTTAGTTGGAATGGAAGATAGGTTAACTCACCTGCCTAGTGAGCTGTCAGGAGGGCAGAAGCAAAGAGTTGCTATTGCTCGTGCATTAGCAAATGATCCAGATATTATACTTGCTGATGAACCAACAGGAGCGCTTGATTCAGAAACAGGAAGAATAGTCATGAATTTATTTCATAAAATACATGAAAAGCAAGGAAAGACTATAGTGCTAATTACGCATGATAATAATTTAGCAAGTGAAACCCAAAGGATATTAACTATAAAAGATGGAAAAATTATTGGGGAAAAGCATCTTTGTTAAAAAATATAAACTCAAATTATTTATTGATATTCCATATTAAATAATTCCGTATTATTGTAATAGTATAGCACATTTATGAAATGTTGTTTACAAATACCAATAACATCGCTAAAGTAATATACGAATTTGAAAATTTATCTCAATGATTATATTAAAATGGAATTTTATAAGGAATTGAAAAGGTTAACTTTAAGATTATCATAAAATTTTCTTGAAAATTGTAATAATATATTTATATATATCCAATTTTGAGGTATACTTTAATTGTTTGAGTTTTTTTATAATAATAAGCCAATTTACAAAATAATTAAAAAAGGGGAACGCAAATGAGTGAATTAAATCATGAACTTGGAATTATAGCATTAGAAAGTTGCAAAGAATTAGGCGATGCTATTAACAAGTATATCCAAGACAACAGAAATTGTACTGAATCATTCTTAATACCAGTTGAAGAAATTAGATTTTCTAATGGCGAAGGAAAAATTAAGATTTCTGAAACTGTTAGAGCAAAGGATATCTACATTTTATGTGATGTCGGAAATTATAGCTGCACATACAAAATGTTCGGGATTGAAAACCATAAAGGTCCAGATGAACATTTTCAAGATATAAAAAGAACTGTTGCAGCAATAAGAGGTAAAGCAGCGAGAATAACTGTAATTATGCCTCTTTTATATGAATCGAGACAACATAGACGTAAAGGAAGGGAATCTCTAGATTGTGCCTTAGCACTTCAGGAACTTGAAAGATTAGGTGTTGATGAAATTATAACTTTTGATGTTCACGATCCTAACATTCAAAATGCAATTCCTTTATTGTCTTTCGAAAATATATATCCAACTTATGATATTGTAAAAGCTATTGTGTCAAATGAAAAGTCATTAGGATTAGATAAGGAAAGTCTACTTGTAATAAGTCCTGATACTGGTGCTATGGATAGAGCTATTTACTATTCAAGTGTTTTAGGAGTAGATGTTGGGTTATTCTATAAGAGAAGAGATCATTCTACAATTGTTAATGGAAAAAATCCGATTGTTCAACATGAATATGTAGGACGAGAAGTTTCAGGAAAAGATGTTTTAATTGTTGATGACATGATAGCATCTGGTGAATCTGTTCTTGATATTGCAAAGGAATTAAAGAAAAGAAATGCTAGAAATGTATATGTAGCAGCTACTTTTGCTTTCTTTACTGAAGGTCTTGAAAAGTTTGCAAAGGCATATGAAGATGGATTAATATCTAGAATATATTCAACTAACTTAACATATATACCTGAAAGTTTACAAAATGAACCATGGTTTATAGGCGTTGATTTGTCACAGCTTTGTGCTAGAATTATAAATAGATTAAATCACGGAAGATCAATTGCTAAATACATGGATGCGACAAGAATAATACATAGCTTATTAAATAAGTAATTACTTTATATCTATATTTATAAGAAAAGAGCTACTTAGGTTTTTAAATGAAATAACAATTTCATTTAAGTACTTAAGTAGCTCTTTTTAATAGTTATAGTAGTGAAAGTAAATTTATATAATAAAGCAGTGTACATACTACAATAATGTTAATTATAAAAATGTTCTTCTTGATGCTATTAATCTAAGCTCAGTAGCATCTGTTATATCATAATTATATTCACTACCTTTAGAATGTGCTGAATTTTTATTGTAAATATATTCTGAATTACTGAAAAGTGAATTTAAAACAGACTTACATAGTTTAAATGCATAATTTAGAATTTTAGATATACCTTTTGAAACTTTATTAAGGGAAATATTTTTGTTAGTTGTATAGGTTACCAATTTAAAATTAGATTTATTAATAGCTTTACCGTTCATAATAATCCCTCCAGTTTAAAAAATAATTTGTATTTTTTAATGATATTTAATTTTTTATTACTTCTATACTAATAATATAAATCATTTATATAAAAACTGCATCCTCATATAAATTCCCATTTGGTAAAATTGTAGGCAATTTTCTGAAGATATTTATGAAAATAAATTTAATATTATCTTTATAGTAATAAAGGTTTGGTAAATGTTAATAATTAATAAATTTAATACAAATTTCTTCTGAAATGGATTGAAAATTTAATATATTTTAGTAACAATACAGTAATAAAAGTTATGATTAGTTAATATATATA encodes the following:
- the pepT gene encoding peptidase T is translated as MKAYERLLKYVKVYTTSDESSETHPTTKRQFDLANILVEEMKEIGLQDCKVDEHCYVYGVIPATKGYENKASIGLIAHMDTAPAANGKNVKPQIIENYDGGDIILKGNNSILSPKKFPHLKNLKGKTIITTDGTSLLGADDKAGIAEILTACETIINENIPHGKICVGFTPDEEVGLGAHLFDVKNFGADFAYTIDGGEEGEISYENFNAAAAEVNIHGVSVHPGSAKNTMINATNVAIEFNSMLPSCERPEHTEGYEGFYYLDSFNGNTEHASLKYILRDHNKEKFENRKSTMQLIEKLLNEKYGEGTVRVTLKDQYKNMVELIKPCMHLIDNATDAMKDLGVAPIIEPIRGGTDGATLSYMGLPCPNLGTGGHAFHGEFEHIAVESMDICTEIIIEILKRYANQ
- a CDS encoding helicase-related protein; protein product: MKNNAAQREFKKYKGQINQIEEIVEHSKPGALLEHESSIRKKLRHLKELENQSLRDFNEVYERYEELLETVSKKMLDYYNKNNNTSFDFYEVVRGNYNSFLNQGLMTILTKQHIPKLVAKEFEENFPSNPKDEYRQARSMKRKFYIHLGDTNTGKTYNALERLKSAKKGVYLSPLRILALENFEKLNREGVICDLLTGEEEIINVGSTHTSCTIEKVNLKEHYDIAVIDEIQMISDPFRGMAWSKALLGLQCDEIHICGAANAKYILETIISDCKDEYEIREYTRAIPLEVEYKNFSYNDVQEGDAVVVFSKKRVLEIAEEYSSRNIKASIIYGDLPPEVRKMQYEQFINKETKILVTTDAIGMGVNLPIRRIIFMSIRKFDGEEVRELTSQEIKQVGGRAGRLGIYDVGYIASVGGNADIIKSKLETEDEVIKQAVIGPSEAILKIRSLPLNEKLALWSTRTEKLDYYTKMDVSEYILILDRLRKYKLNEEIQWDLLKVPFDVSRDELMNAFLNYVDELFVNKQKELFKPQNFNGGLDDLEIYYQKINMYYSFSKIFNLKLDVQWVYDERLKVSEEINDILLRL
- a CDS encoding ABC transporter ATP-binding protein, coding for MSNNIIEMNKITKSFFIGKENQLDILKDIDINVQKGEFIAIVGSSGSGKSTLMNIIGVLDRQTSGQYVLDEIDVSKVSDNKLAEIRNKKIGFVFQTSNLIARTNSIQNVELPMLYYGMDRRTRINRAKELLELVGMEDRLTHLPSELSGGQKQRVAIARALANDPDIILADEPTGALDSETGRIVMNLFHKIHEKQGKTIVLITHDNNLASETQRILTIKDGKIIGEKHLC
- a CDS encoding ribose-phosphate pyrophosphokinase; translation: MSELNHELGIIALESCKELGDAINKYIQDNRNCTESFLIPVEEIRFSNGEGKIKISETVRAKDIYILCDVGNYSCTYKMFGIENHKGPDEHFQDIKRTVAAIRGKAARITVIMPLLYESRQHRRKGRESLDCALALQELERLGVDEIITFDVHDPNIQNAIPLLSFENIYPTYDIVKAIVSNEKSLGLDKESLLVISPDTGAMDRAIYYSSVLGVDVGLFYKRRDHSTIVNGKNPIVQHEYVGREVSGKDVLIVDDMIASGESVLDIAKELKKRNARNVYVAATFAFFTEGLEKFAKAYEDGLISRIYSTNLTYIPESLQNEPWFIGVDLSQLCARIINRLNHGRSIAKYMDATRIIHSLLNK